From Pontibacter actiniarum, a single genomic window includes:
- a CDS encoding FecR family protein encodes MENNQKQYNSADLLLRYLQGELTPLEEEELAQWVQETEENRRFFDKVRDEKALEDELRFFSSLDTEQAWQRIASQTVAQEEQRSFWRSTTLWRYAAAIAFILCAALVLYQARVRTHDQQQAVAAEVQEQQAADILPGGDKAMLTTSDGAVFMLEEMPNGTVREEQGVKVSKQDGLLTFEIAENSSSQVFFNTISTPVGGQYQILLPDGSKVWLNSASTLHFPSAFAGKERVVELTGEAYFEVAKKQQQPFRVHLHKATVEVLGTHFNIMAYPNEGNITATLLEGSVKVGNGNRSKLMAPGQQANIGEEILLKEVDVDEAVAWKNGLFYFKKAEIATVMRQLERWYGIEVAYGEEMPSKHFSGIISRNTPLAKVLEMLELTGSTRFKAEGRKVTVSTKE; translated from the coding sequence ATGGAGAACAACCAAAAGCAATACAACAGCGCCGACCTTCTGCTCAGGTACCTGCAAGGCGAGTTAACGCCATTGGAGGAGGAAGAGCTGGCGCAGTGGGTACAGGAGACGGAGGAAAACCGGCGCTTCTTTGATAAGGTCAGAGACGAAAAGGCACTTGAGGACGAACTTCGCTTCTTCTCGTCTCTAGACACAGAGCAGGCCTGGCAACGGATTGCCTCCCAGACAGTAGCCCAGGAAGAGCAGAGAAGCTTCTGGAGAAGCACCACGCTCTGGAGGTACGCAGCGGCCATTGCATTTATACTTTGTGCGGCACTGGTACTGTACCAGGCACGGGTAAGAACGCATGATCAGCAACAGGCTGTAGCCGCGGAGGTACAGGAGCAGCAAGCAGCGGACATACTTCCAGGGGGAGACAAAGCGATGCTGACAACCAGCGATGGCGCTGTCTTTATGCTGGAGGAGATGCCCAACGGTACGGTACGGGAGGAGCAGGGGGTAAAAGTCTCGAAGCAGGACGGTTTGCTAACCTTTGAGATAGCCGAGAACAGCAGCAGCCAGGTCTTTTTCAACACCATCTCGACCCCTGTGGGCGGGCAGTACCAGATCCTGCTGCCAGACGGCAGCAAAGTATGGCTCAACTCCGCATCTACGCTGCATTTCCCATCAGCCTTTGCAGGGAAGGAGCGCGTGGTGGAGCTGACCGGGGAGGCCTACTTCGAAGTAGCTAAAAAGCAGCAACAGCCATTCCGGGTACACCTGCACAAGGCCACGGTGGAGGTGCTGGGAACGCACTTCAACATAATGGCTTACCCCAACGAAGGGAATATCACGGCCACGCTGCTGGAAGGGTCGGTAAAGGTCGGGAACGGCAACAGGAGCAAGCTTATGGCACCCGGCCAGCAAGCCAATATAGGAGAGGAGATTCTGCTCAAAGAGGTGGACGTGGACGAGGCGGTGGCCTGGAAGAACGGGCTGTTTTACTTCAAAAAGGCAGAAATCGCCACTGTGATGAGGCAACTGGAGAGGTGGTACGGCATAGAGGTAGCCTACGGCGAGGAAATGCCTTCCAAGCACTTCTCCGGCATCATCTCCCGCAATACGCCGCTGGCTAAAGTATTGGAGATGCTGGAGCTGACAGGCTCCACCCGGTTTAAAGCCGAAGGGAGAAAGGTTACGGTCTCAACTAAGGAATGA